The following coding sequences lie in one Micromonospora sp. R77 genomic window:
- a CDS encoding heat shock protein transcriptional repressor HspR, producing MSQEFVGTGDPAYEAKVLMISVAARMAGMHPQTLRQYDRLGLVQAGRAAGGGRRYSVRDVVLLREVQRLSQDDGINLAGVKRIIGLEQLLEQAQQRVARLEAELDAAYRRIAELESLGGFARGDLVPTNRTSTALVVWRPRRTDR from the coding sequence ATGTCGCAGGAGTTCGTCGGCACGGGTGACCCTGCCTACGAGGCCAAGGTGCTGATGATCTCGGTCGCGGCGCGGATGGCGGGCATGCACCCGCAGACCCTGCGCCAGTACGACCGGCTGGGGCTGGTGCAGGCCGGCCGGGCGGCCGGCGGCGGTCGCCGTTACAGCGTCCGGGACGTGGTGCTGCTCCGTGAGGTGCAGCGGCTCAGCCAGGACGACGGGATCAACCTGGCCGGGGTGAAGCGGATCATCGGCCTGGAGCAGTTGCTGGAACAGGCACAGCAGCGGGTGGCCCGGCTGGAGGCGGAGCTGGACGCCGCGTACCGGCGGATCGCCGAGCTGGAGTCGCTGGGCGGCTTCGCCCGTGGTGACCTGGTCCCCACCAACCGCACCTCGACCGCCCTGGTCGTCTGGCGTCCCCGCCGCACCGACCGCTGA
- a CDS encoding DUF1579 family protein: MNAQPTVRVVAVNRGVEQTDLPEPVRGPEHDRLEVWVGRWINEGSTVGDSDTPAVRIITSDVYEWLPGRFFLLHTAYGKIGDSGVGGGAEIIGYDRAAGCYRSHFFDSQGNASIHTLTVAGDTWTYQGETTRASVTFSDGGRVQTVRHERTDDGQTYAPSMNVVLTRVD, from the coding sequence ATGAACGCTCAGCCGACCGTCCGGGTGGTCGCCGTCAACCGCGGCGTCGAGCAGACCGACCTGCCGGAGCCCGTTCGCGGCCCCGAGCACGACCGGCTCGAGGTGTGGGTGGGCAGATGGATCAACGAGGGCAGCACGGTCGGTGACAGCGACACCCCGGCCGTACGGATCATCACCAGCGACGTGTACGAGTGGCTGCCGGGCCGGTTCTTCCTCCTGCACACCGCGTACGGGAAGATCGGCGACTCCGGCGTGGGCGGCGGTGCGGAGATCATCGGGTACGACCGGGCAGCGGGTTGCTACCGGTCACACTTCTTCGACAGCCAGGGCAATGCCAGCATCCACACCCTCACCGTGGCCGGGGACACCTGGACATACCAGGGCGAGACCACCCGCGCCTCGGTCACCTTCAGCGACGGCGGACGGGTCCAGACGGTCCGGCACGAGCGCACCGACGACGGGCAGACGTACGCGCCGTCCATGAACGTGGTCCTGACCAGAGTCGACTAG
- a CDS encoding cation:proton antiporter produces MHETTTLLVEVGALLLLLGLLGRLSRRVGVSPIPLYLLAGLAFGHGGLLPLNASEEFFAVGAEIGVILLLVMLGLEYSANELVGNLRSAAPAGLIDAVLNAVPGFAFALLLGWGWVAAVVLAGVTWVSSSGVIAKVLGDLGRVGNRETPVILSVLVIEDLAMALYLPLVTALLAGVGLVKGGIALAVAVLTVVAVLAVAIRYGHLISAALSAKDPEALLLGVLGLTLLVAGIAAKLQVSAAVGAFLVGIALSGPVAHHATELLSPLRDLFAAVFFVFFGLVTDPLDMPPVLLPAFALAVVTMGTKLLTGYLAARRAGIAEPGRWRAGFALTPRGEFSIVIAGLAVAAAYPVEPKLAALATAYVLITVVTGPMLARLPDFPWFKRWLRRRAAIRRPEPVPVPARD; encoded by the coding sequence ATGCACGAAACCACAACCCTGCTCGTCGAGGTCGGCGCGCTGCTGCTCCTGCTCGGTCTCCTCGGCCGGCTCAGCCGTCGGGTCGGCGTCTCCCCCATCCCGCTGTATCTGCTCGCCGGGCTCGCCTTCGGCCACGGCGGCCTGCTGCCGCTCAACGCCAGCGAGGAGTTCTTCGCCGTCGGCGCGGAGATCGGCGTCATCCTGCTGCTGGTCATGCTCGGCCTGGAATACAGCGCCAACGAACTGGTCGGCAACCTCCGCTCGGCCGCGCCGGCCGGACTGATCGACGCGGTGCTCAACGCCGTGCCGGGCTTCGCGTTCGCGCTGCTGCTCGGCTGGGGCTGGGTGGCTGCGGTGGTGCTCGCCGGGGTCACCTGGGTGTCCTCGTCGGGCGTGATCGCCAAGGTCCTCGGCGACCTGGGTCGGGTCGGTAACCGGGAGACCCCGGTGATCCTCTCCGTGCTGGTGATCGAGGACCTGGCGATGGCCCTCTACCTGCCGCTGGTCACCGCGCTGCTCGCCGGGGTCGGCCTGGTCAAGGGCGGCATCGCGCTGGCCGTCGCGGTGCTCACCGTGGTCGCCGTGCTGGCGGTCGCGATCCGGTACGGCCACCTCATCTCCGCCGCGCTCTCCGCCAAGGACCCGGAGGCGCTGCTGCTCGGCGTGCTGGGCCTGACCCTGCTGGTCGCCGGGATCGCGGCCAAGCTCCAGGTCTCCGCAGCGGTCGGCGCGTTCCTGGTCGGCATCGCGCTCTCCGGGCCGGTGGCGCACCACGCGACGGAGCTGCTCTCGCCGCTGCGGGACCTCTTCGCCGCGGTGTTCTTCGTGTTCTTCGGGCTGGTCACCGACCCGCTGGACATGCCGCCGGTGCTGCTGCCCGCGTTCGCGCTGGCCGTGGTCACCATGGGCACCAAGCTGCTCACCGGCTACCTGGCGGCCCGACGCGCCGGGATCGCCGAGCCGGGTCGCTGGCGGGCCGGGTTCGCGCTCACCCCGCGTGGTGAGTTCTCGATCGTCATCGCGGGGCTCGCCGTCGCCGCCGCGTACCCGGTCGAACCGAAGCTCGCCGCGCTCGCCACGGCGTACGTGCTGATCACCGTGGTGACCGGGCCGATGCTGGCCCGGCTGCCGGACTTCCCGTGGTTCAAGCGGTGGCTGCGCCGCCGGGCGGCGATCCGCCGGCCGGAGCCGGTGCCGGTGCCCGCCCGGGACTGA
- a CDS encoding cation:proton antiporter regulatory subunit, producing MRVRVEQTALPGIGVRHDLVTESGRRLGVVSHRNGRRDLVLYDPDDPDSCQADIPLTDDEAEALADILGASLMLGQLAGLREQAAGLLTEQIAIPAGSKYVNKRLGDTRARTRTSASIVAVLRQGDVIVSPDPTFRFAAGDVVVVVGTRQGLDGVTAILADSDPDG from the coding sequence GTGCGAGTACGTGTCGAACAGACTGCCCTACCGGGAATCGGCGTACGTCATGACCTGGTGACCGAATCGGGCCGTCGGCTGGGAGTCGTCTCCCACCGCAACGGCCGCCGGGACCTCGTCCTCTACGACCCCGACGATCCCGACTCCTGCCAGGCCGACATCCCGCTGACCGACGACGAGGCGGAGGCGCTGGCCGACATCCTCGGCGCGTCGCTGATGCTGGGTCAGCTCGCCGGGCTGCGGGAGCAGGCCGCCGGCCTGCTCACCGAGCAGATCGCCATCCCGGCCGGCTCGAAGTACGTCAACAAGCGGCTCGGCGACACCAGGGCGCGTACCCGGACCAGCGCTTCCATCGTGGCGGTGCTGCGGCAGGGGGACGTCATCGTCTCGCCGGACCCCACCTTCCGCTTCGCGGCCGGTGACGTGGTGGTCGTGGTCGGTACCCGCCAGGGTCTCGACGGGGTGACCGCCATCCTCGCCGACAGTGACCCGGACGGCTGA
- a CDS encoding winged helix-turn-helix domain-containing protein — protein sequence MPKQQYQVLADELKSKIDSGEWAPGTKLPSRSQLCKEYGVSDTVVGKAMMILRATGLTETLEGVGVFVAERK from the coding sequence ATGCCCAAGCAGCAGTACCAGGTGCTCGCAGACGAGCTGAAAAGCAAGATTGACTCAGGGGAGTGGGCCCCGGGCACAAAGCTGCCCAGCCGCTCTCAGCTGTGCAAGGAGTACGGCGTGTCGGACACGGTGGTCGGCAAGGCCATGATGATCCTGCGGGCGACCGGCCTCACCGAGACCCTCGAAGGGGTGGGCGTCTTCGTTGCCGAGCGGAAGTAG
- a CDS encoding DivIVA domain-containing protein, giving the protein MRNPLRPLLRRRNAGPPTRSGPPNRSPAGAYRSTSYLPLRPWQVRSRTFATCRRGLDPVEVAAFLDRVAADLAAAYAEVARSRTETARIKDALREWQSRQAPTMRDLARRR; this is encoded by the coding sequence GTGCGTAATCCCCTACGGCCACTGCTCAGGCGACGCAACGCCGGCCCGCCGACCAGGTCCGGTCCACCGAACCGGTCGCCGGCCGGGGCCTACCGCTCCACGTCGTACCTCCCGTTGCGGCCCTGGCAGGTGCGGAGCCGCACCTTTGCCACCTGCCGTCGCGGCCTCGACCCGGTCGAGGTGGCCGCGTTCCTCGACCGGGTGGCCGCCGACCTCGCCGCCGCGTACGCCGAAGTGGCGCGGAGCCGGACGGAGACGGCCCGGATCAAGGACGCGCTCCGCGAGTGGCAGTCCCGCCAGGCCCCCACGATGCGTGACCTGGCCCGGCGCCGGTGA
- the clpB gene encoding ATP-dependent chaperone ClpB — MNTERLTTKSRETITGAVALANQRGHATVEPWHLLLALLDTEGSTAAGLLRAVGADPAELRRVAQRSVDALPAARGSSIAEPTLAREFVNAIGAAEQIARPLGDEYTSTEHLLAGLARVGGAVSVALKNSGATEENLVAAFPTVRGGDRRVTTADPEQTYQALAKYGVDLTASARDGKIDPVIGRDSEIRRVIQVLSRRTKNNPVLIGEPGVGKTAIVEGLAQRIVAGDVPESLRDKKLVSLDLGAMVAGAQYRGQFEERLKSVLEEIKNSNGQVITFLDELHTVVGAGKGEGSMDAGNMLKPMLARGELRMVGATTLDEYREHIEKDPALERRFQPVLVGEPTIEDTIGILRGLKERYEVHHGVRITDAALVAAAALSDRYITDRFLPDKAIDLVDESASRLRMEIDSRPVEVDEIERAVRRLEIEEMALAKEPDAASAERLERLRKELADKREQLTALSERWQLEKSHITKLSTAKEELEKLSGEAERAERDGELERAAELRYGRIPALKADLAKAEEELARLQADGAMLKEEVGADDIAAVVASWTGIPAGRLLEGETAKLLRMEESLRDRVVGQTEAVAAVSDAVRRARAGVADPDRPTGSFLFLGPTGVGKTELAKALAEFLFDDERAMVRIDMSEYGEKHSVARLVGAPPGYVGYEEGGQLTEAVRRRPYSVILLDEVEKAHPDVFDVLLQVLDDGRLTDGQGRTVDFRNAILILTSNLGSSVISDLTLAEEQRREGVLAMVRSHFKPEFLNRLDDIVVFAALQGGDLRAIVDIQLDRLRKRLADRRLTLDVTEPARTWLAEHGYDPIYGARPLRRLVQSAIGDQLAKALLAGQIRDGDTVHVDLADTKDSLSVTA; from the coding sequence ATGAACACGGAACGTCTCACCACCAAGAGCCGCGAAACCATCACCGGTGCCGTCGCGCTGGCCAACCAGCGCGGGCACGCCACCGTCGAGCCCTGGCACCTGCTGCTGGCGCTGCTGGACACCGAGGGTTCCACCGCCGCCGGCCTGCTGCGCGCCGTCGGGGCCGACCCCGCCGAGCTGCGCCGGGTCGCCCAGCGCTCGGTCGACGCGTTGCCCGCCGCGCGCGGCTCCAGCATCGCCGAGCCCACCCTGGCCCGCGAGTTCGTCAACGCCATCGGCGCCGCCGAGCAGATCGCCCGGCCGCTCGGCGACGAGTACACCTCCACCGAGCACCTGCTCGCCGGCCTGGCCCGGGTCGGCGGCGCGGTCTCCGTCGCGCTGAAGAACTCCGGCGCCACCGAGGAGAACCTGGTCGCCGCCTTCCCGACCGTGCGCGGCGGGGACCGGCGGGTCACCACCGCCGACCCGGAGCAGACCTACCAGGCCCTGGCCAAGTACGGCGTCGACCTGACCGCCAGCGCCCGGGACGGCAAGATCGACCCGGTGATCGGCCGGGACTCCGAGATCCGCCGGGTGATCCAGGTGCTCTCCCGGCGTACCAAGAACAACCCGGTGCTGATCGGTGAGCCGGGCGTCGGCAAGACCGCCATCGTCGAGGGCCTGGCCCAGCGGATCGTGGCCGGCGACGTGCCCGAGTCGCTGCGGGACAAGAAGCTCGTCTCGCTCGACCTCGGCGCGATGGTGGCCGGCGCGCAGTACCGCGGCCAGTTCGAGGAGCGGCTGAAGTCCGTCCTGGAGGAGATCAAGAACTCCAACGGCCAGGTCATCACCTTCCTCGACGAGCTGCACACCGTCGTCGGCGCCGGCAAGGGCGAGGGCTCGATGGACGCCGGCAACATGCTCAAGCCGATGCTGGCCCGCGGCGAGCTGCGGATGGTCGGCGCGACCACCCTCGACGAGTACCGCGAGCACATCGAGAAGGACCCGGCGCTGGAGCGCCGCTTCCAGCCGGTGCTGGTCGGCGAACCGACCATCGAGGACACCATCGGCATCCTGCGCGGGCTCAAGGAGCGCTACGAGGTGCACCACGGCGTACGCATCACCGACGCCGCGCTGGTCGCCGCCGCCGCCCTCTCCGACCGCTACATCACCGACCGGTTCCTGCCCGACAAGGCGATCGACCTGGTCGACGAGTCCGCGTCCCGGCTCCGGATGGAGATCGACTCCCGGCCGGTCGAGGTGGACGAGATCGAGCGGGCGGTCCGCCGCCTGGAGATCGAGGAGATGGCGCTGGCCAAGGAGCCGGACGCCGCCTCCGCCGAGCGCCTCGAACGGCTCCGCAAGGAGCTGGCCGACAAGCGCGAGCAGCTCACCGCCCTGTCCGAGCGCTGGCAGCTGGAGAAGAGCCACATCACCAAGCTCTCCACCGCCAAGGAGGAGCTGGAGAAGCTAAGCGGCGAGGCCGAGCGGGCCGAGCGCGACGGCGAGCTGGAACGCGCCGCCGAGCTGCGGTACGGCCGGATCCCCGCCCTCAAGGCCGACCTGGCCAAGGCCGAGGAGGAACTGGCCCGGCTCCAGGCCGACGGCGCGATGCTCAAGGAGGAGGTCGGCGCCGACGACATCGCCGCCGTGGTCGCCTCCTGGACCGGCATCCCCGCCGGCCGGCTGCTGGAGGGCGAGACCGCCAAGCTGCTGCGGATGGAGGAGTCGCTGCGCGACCGGGTGGTCGGCCAGACCGAGGCGGTCGCCGCGGTCTCCGACGCGGTCCGTCGCGCCCGGGCCGGCGTCGCCGACCCGGACCGCCCGACCGGCAGCTTCCTCTTCCTCGGCCCGACCGGCGTCGGCAAGACCGAGCTGGCCAAGGCGCTCGCCGAGTTCCTCTTCGATGACGAGCGGGCCATGGTCCGCATCGACATGAGCGAGTACGGCGAGAAGCACTCCGTGGCCCGCCTGGTCGGTGCCCCGCCCGGCTACGTCGGCTACGAGGAGGGCGGCCAGCTCACCGAGGCGGTGCGCCGCCGGCCGTACTCGGTGATCCTGCTGGACGAGGTGGAGAAGGCCCACCCGGACGTCTTCGACGTGCTGCTCCAGGTGCTCGACGACGGCCGGCTCACCGACGGTCAGGGTCGTACGGTGGACTTCCGCAACGCGATCCTGATCCTCACCTCCAACCTCGGGTCGTCGGTGATCAGCGACCTGACGCTGGCCGAGGAGCAGCGCCGGGAGGGTGTCCTCGCGATGGTCCGGTCGCACTTCAAGCCGGAGTTCCTCAACCGCCTCGACGACATCGTGGTCTTCGCCGCCCTCCAGGGCGGGGATCTGCGGGCCATCGTCGACATCCAGCTCGACCGGCTGCGCAAGCGGCTCGCCGACCGCCGGCTCACCCTGGACGTCACCGAGCCCGCCCGGACCTGGCTCGCCGAGCACGGCTACGACCCGATCTACGGTGCCCGCCCGCTGCGCCGCCTGGTCCAGTCCGCCATCGGCGACCAGCTCGCCAAGGCCCTGCTGGCCGGCCAGATCCGCGACGGCGACACCGTCCACGTCGACCTCGCCGACACCAAGGACTCCCTCTCGGTGACCGCCTGA
- a CDS encoding DUF4178 domain-containing protein, with protein sequence MNGSVAYLVTTLGCLIGVAGVVIAVVALRRARAGSRPVTPGDPFRDADADALRGDPRRLKPGDIVEIRQVPYTVRGSVHLVEGGWSWAEHLLDDAGGVKRWLSVEAEPDLELVLWTAEPSATVTPGAPTLEIAGRSYNWDESGQARYTATEGTGLDPNGTMRYYDYQAPGGARLSFEAYGEAGWEVALGEQLHRSEVMIYPQGDGPEKAA encoded by the coding sequence GTGAACGGTTCAGTGGCGTACCTGGTGACGACGCTGGGGTGTCTGATCGGGGTGGCCGGAGTGGTGATCGCGGTGGTGGCGCTGCGCCGCGCCCGGGCCGGATCACGGCCGGTCACACCCGGTGACCCCTTCCGCGACGCCGACGCCGACGCGCTGCGCGGCGACCCTCGACGGCTCAAGCCCGGTGACATCGTCGAGATCCGCCAGGTGCCCTACACCGTGCGCGGCTCCGTGCACCTGGTCGAGGGCGGCTGGAGCTGGGCCGAGCACCTGCTCGACGACGCCGGCGGGGTGAAGCGCTGGCTCTCCGTCGAGGCCGAGCCGGACCTGGAGCTGGTGCTCTGGACGGCCGAGCCGTCCGCCACGGTCACCCCGGGCGCCCCGACCCTGGAGATCGCCGGCCGCAGCTACAACTGGGACGAGTCCGGCCAGGCCCGCTACACCGCCACCGAGGGCACCGGCCTCGATCCGAACGGCACCATGCGCTACTACGACTACCAGGCACCCGGCGGTGCGCGGCTCTCCTTCGAGGCGTACGGGGAGGCCGGCTGGGAGGTGGCGCTCGGCGAGCAGCTGCACCGGTCCGAGGTGATGATCTACCCGCAGGGTGATGGCCCGGAGAAGGCGGCCTGA
- a CDS encoding DUF2617 family protein gives MLVTLHTPYVDTSAADLSLALGGPERPALHVRELTLPGGPTLRLRLLGASHQVVCGPLTETVACLPGTPPHLPGDLHDDDAGYRFTATVLRPEGDGLRARVAALRADLADDPYALVGVFPGDVDAVTALSVRPDPPDGTVAWRTWHAYPQTNELVLTETVVNL, from the coding sequence GTGCTCGTCACTCTCCACACCCCGTACGTCGACACCAGCGCCGCCGATCTGAGCCTGGCCCTCGGTGGCCCGGAGCGGCCCGCGCTGCACGTCCGGGAGCTGACCCTGCCCGGCGGGCCGACCCTGCGGCTGCGCCTGCTCGGCGCCTCCCACCAGGTCGTCTGCGGTCCGCTGACGGAGACCGTCGCCTGCCTGCCCGGCACCCCGCCGCACCTCCCCGGTGACCTGCACGACGACGACGCCGGCTACCGGTTCACCGCCACGGTGCTCCGGCCCGAGGGCGACGGGCTGCGGGCCCGGGTCGCCGCACTCCGCGCCGACCTGGCCGACGACCCGTACGCGCTGGTCGGGGTCTTCCCCGGCGACGTGGACGCGGTCACCGCGCTGTCGGTGCGCCCCGACCCGCCCGACGGCACGGTCGCCTGGCGCACCTGGCACGCGTACCCCCAGACCAACGAGCTGGTCCTGACCGAGACGGTGGTGAACCTGTGA
- a CDS encoding DUF4247 domain-containing protein, translating to MSTAYRRWIVVGVAVAVVGALIAAFAIFYGNFSPRGYVQDHYRRASSRDIGRDAMAYTSTRTPSQVSKDITGAWKPADQYVDSSGVYLRYDDDSVVILPIAAGSVILLERMTTAYPRYHSHVGSYWGWGRGSTVRGGGPGAGK from the coding sequence GTGAGCACGGCGTACCGGCGGTGGATCGTGGTGGGGGTGGCGGTCGCGGTGGTCGGCGCGCTGATCGCCGCCTTCGCGATCTTCTACGGCAACTTCTCCCCGCGCGGCTACGTCCAGGACCACTACCGCCGCGCGTCGAGCCGGGACATCGGCCGGGACGCGATGGCGTACACGTCGACGCGGACCCCGAGCCAGGTCTCCAAGGACATCACCGGCGCCTGGAAGCCCGCCGACCAGTACGTCGACAGCAGCGGGGTCTACCTGCGCTACGACGACGACTCGGTGGTGATCCTGCCGATCGCCGCCGGCTCGGTGATCCTGCTGGAGCGGATGACCACCGCCTACCCCCGTTACCACTCCCACGTGGGCAGCTACTGGGGCTGGGGCCGTGGCAGCACCGTCCGGGGCGGTGGCCCCGGCGCCGGCAAGTAG
- a CDS encoding DUF350 domain-containing protein, which yields MQHLATDLLVTLAYGVVGVVLMGIGYALVDLATPGRLNHLIWHERNRNAALLLASNLAGVGIIVVAAIAASEDDFVLGLAGSAAYGILGLVIMAAAFVLLDVATPGKLGELLVDPEPHPAVWVSAVVHLATGAIIAAAIS from the coding sequence GTGCAGCACCTCGCCACTGATCTGCTGGTCACCCTCGCGTACGGCGTGGTCGGCGTCGTCCTGATGGGCATCGGTTACGCGCTGGTCGACCTGGCCACCCCGGGCCGGCTGAACCACCTCATCTGGCACGAGCGCAACCGCAACGCCGCTCTGCTGCTCGCCTCGAACCTGGCCGGCGTGGGCATCATCGTGGTGGCCGCGATCGCCGCCAGTGAGGACGACTTCGTGCTCGGCCTGGCCGGCTCGGCCGCGTACGGGATCCTCGGGCTGGTGATCATGGCGGCGGCCTTCGTGCTGCTCGACGTGGCCACCCCCGGCAAGCTCGGTGAGCTGCTGGTCGACCCCGAGCCGCACCCGGCGGTCTGGGTCTCCGCGGTCGTGCACCTCGCCACCGGCGCGATCATCGCCGCCGCCATCAGCTGA
- a CDS encoding polyamine aminopropyltransferase, with protein MTTDAPARPTWRPARAAVLLAVFVCAACGLVYELALVALGSYLIGDAVGQASIVLGVMVFAMGVGALVAKPLQSRAAAAFAAIELLLALLGGLSVLGLYAAFAWLDLYAPALVGTAFVLGLLIGAEIPLLMVMLQRIREQSAGSAVADLFAADYVGALLGGLAFPFLLMPVFGQLKGALVVGAVNAVAGVALVCTVFRRELSRRARVALAAGSVVVALCLGYAWITAADFEVTARQQLYRDPVVHAERSRYQEIVLTRSVREVGHADTDLRLFLNGDLQFSSIDEYRYHESLVHPAMAGPRGEVLVLGAGDGLALREILKYPDVRRVTLVDLDPAVVRLGRTEPQLRELNHHSFADPRVRVLNVDAFGWLRTATERFDVVVADLPDPDETATAKLYTVEFYALIRSVLAERGRLVVQSGSPYFAPRSYWSIERSVREAGFATVPYHVDVPSFGDWGFVLAAPGGSPPALTLPADAPPLRFLTPSVLAAAATFPADRGRLDVPASTLLQPRVLEYARTEWRGY; from the coding sequence GTGACCACCGACGCGCCGGCGCGACCGACGTGGCGGCCGGCCCGCGCGGCGGTCCTGCTCGCGGTCTTCGTCTGCGCGGCCTGCGGCCTGGTGTACGAGTTGGCGCTGGTCGCGCTCGGCAGCTATCTGATCGGGGACGCGGTCGGCCAGGCGTCGATCGTGCTCGGCGTGATGGTCTTCGCGATGGGCGTCGGCGCGCTGGTGGCGAAGCCGTTGCAGTCCCGGGCCGCCGCCGCGTTCGCCGCGATCGAGCTGCTCCTCGCGCTGCTCGGCGGCCTCTCCGTGCTCGGTCTCTATGCCGCGTTCGCCTGGCTCGACCTGTACGCCCCGGCCCTGGTCGGCACCGCCTTCGTGCTCGGCCTGCTGATCGGCGCGGAGATCCCGCTGCTGATGGTGATGCTGCAACGCATCCGTGAGCAGTCCGCCGGCAGCGCGGTGGCCGACCTGTTCGCCGCCGACTACGTCGGCGCGCTGCTCGGCGGCCTGGCCTTCCCGTTCCTGCTGATGCCGGTCTTCGGGCAGCTCAAGGGCGCCCTGGTCGTCGGCGCGGTGAACGCGGTGGCCGGCGTCGCCCTGGTCTGCACGGTCTTCCGGCGGGAGCTGAGCCGCCGCGCGCGGGTCGCGCTCGCCGCCGGCTCCGTCGTGGTCGCCCTCTGCCTGGGGTACGCCTGGATCACCGCCGCCGACTTCGAGGTGACCGCCCGGCAGCAGCTCTACCGGGACCCGGTGGTGCACGCCGAACGCAGCCGCTACCAGGAGATCGTGCTCACCCGGTCGGTGCGGGAGGTCGGCCACGCCGACACCGACCTGCGGCTCTTCCTCAACGGTGACCTCCAGTTCAGCTCGATCGACGAATACCGCTACCACGAGTCGCTGGTGCACCCGGCGATGGCCGGGCCGCGCGGCGAGGTGCTGGTGCTCGGCGCGGGCGACGGGCTGGCGCTGCGGGAGATCCTGAAGTATCCGGACGTGCGCCGGGTGACCCTGGTCGACCTCGACCCGGCCGTGGTCCGGCTGGGGCGTACCGAGCCGCAGCTGCGCGAACTGAACCACCACTCGTTCGCCGACCCCCGGGTCCGGGTGCTCAACGTCGACGCGTTCGGCTGGCTGCGTACCGCCACCGAACGCTTCGACGTGGTGGTGGCCGACCTGCCCGACCCGGACGAGACGGCCACCGCCAAGCTCTACACCGTCGAGTTCTACGCGCTGATCCGGTCGGTGCTCGCCGAGCGGGGGCGGCTGGTGGTGCAGTCCGGCTCGCCGTACTTCGCGCCCCGGTCGTACTGGTCGATCGAGCGGTCGGTCCGGGAGGCCGGCTTCGCCACCGTGCCGTACCACGTGGACGTGCCGAGCTTCGGCGACTGGGGCTTCGTGCTGGCCGCGCCGGGCGGCAGCCCGCCGGCGCTGACCCTGCCCGCCGACGCGCCACCGCTGCGCTTCCTCACCCCGTCGGTGCTCGCCGCGGCGGCGACCTTCCCCGCCGACCGGGGTCGGCTCGACGTGCCCGCCTCCACGTTGTTGCAGCCCAGGGTGCTGGAGTACGCCCGCACGGAGTGGCGCGGCTACTAA
- a CDS encoding SDR family oxidoreductase, with protein MTSRPVAAPRRALITGATAGIGAAFADRLAAEGWDLVLVARDAARLDASAAELTGRHGREVEILPADLSTDDGCALVERRLVAGPPVELLVNNAGISLNTPFLRSAVADEARLLRLNVLAVLRLTHAALGPMVERGKGTVINVSSVAGFGAVMPGSTYSASKAWVTNFSESIAASVAPRGVRVMALCPGYTRTGYHERAGIDMSRTPPWMWLKADEVVDEALRDLRKGKVVSVPTWKYKLAVAGLRHAPRRLLRGAFRDTRGRTSRDDG; from the coding sequence GTGACGAGCCGGCCGGTGGCTGCTCCCCGACGGGCGCTGATCACCGGGGCCACTGCGGGCATCGGGGCGGCCTTCGCCGACCGGCTGGCCGCCGAGGGCTGGGACCTCGTCCTGGTGGCCCGGGACGCCGCCCGACTCGACGCGTCGGCCGCCGAGCTGACCGGACGGCACGGTCGGGAGGTCGAGATCCTGCCCGCCGATCTGTCCACGGACGACGGCTGTGCGCTCGTGGAGCGACGACTCGTCGCGGGCCCACCGGTGGAGCTGCTGGTGAACAACGCCGGGATCAGCCTGAACACCCCGTTCCTGCGGTCCGCCGTCGCGGACGAGGCCCGCCTGCTGCGGCTCAACGTGCTGGCGGTGCTGCGGCTGACCCACGCCGCCCTCGGACCGATGGTGGAGCGCGGCAAAGGGACAGTGATAAATGTCTCTTCGGTTGCGGGTTTCGGCGCGGTGATGCCTGGCTCCACCTATTCGGCCAGCAAGGCATGGGTGACGAATTTCAGTGAGTCGATCGCTGCTTCGGTGGCACCACGCGGGGTGCGGGTGATGGCCCTCTGCCCGGGCTACACCAGGACCGGCTACCACGAACGCGCCGGTATCGACATGTCGCGGACCCCGCCCTGGATGTGGCTCAAGGCCGACGAAGTGGTCGATGAAGCACTGCGTGACCTGCGGAAAGGCAAGGTCGTCAGCGTGCCGACCTGGAAATACAAGCTGGCCGTGGCCGGTCTGCGGCACGCGCCCCGCCGCCTGCTGCGGGGTGCGTTCCGGGACACCCGGGGTCGGACGAGCCGCGACGACGGCTGA